One window of Rhizobium leguminosarum genomic DNA carries:
- a CDS encoding LysR family transcriptional regulator, producing the protein MSRQDINRSGEMEVFVSVVERGGFSAAATAQRMTPSAVSKLVARLEARLGTRLVNRSTRKLQLTPEGCAFYERSIAILADIAEAERQASTGEEASGRIRINTSGSFGNHVLAPLVPAFMALHPAVTLDISHTDRIIDLMEERADVAIRAGPLKNSSLIARKLGATGKIIVASPDYLEHHGEPRTVAELSHHCRIGFSYARAVEGWPLREGGETATVPITPGVQVGDGEAMRHLALSGAGLARLAAFTVRADIDAGRLVPVLEEANPGDLEEFYALYMGQGGPLPARVRALLDFLASHVHLSSIKTMV; encoded by the coding sequence ATGAGCCGTCAGGACATCAACCGCTCCGGCGAAATGGAAGTCTTCGTCAGCGTCGTCGAGCGCGGCGGCTTTTCCGCGGCCGCCACGGCCCAGCGCATGACGCCGTCGGCCGTCAGCAAGCTCGTCGCCCGGCTGGAGGCACGCCTCGGCACCCGACTTGTCAACCGTTCGACCCGAAAGCTGCAACTGACGCCTGAGGGCTGCGCCTTCTATGAGCGCAGCATCGCCATCCTTGCCGATATCGCCGAGGCCGAGCGCCAGGCCTCGACCGGCGAGGAGGCCTCGGGCCGCATCCGCATCAACACCAGCGGCTCCTTCGGCAACCATGTGCTGGCGCCGCTCGTGCCGGCCTTCATGGCGCTTCATCCCGCCGTGACACTGGATATTTCTCATACCGACAGAATTATCGACCTGATGGAGGAACGCGCCGACGTCGCGATCCGCGCCGGCCCCTTGAAGAATTCCAGCCTGATCGCCCGCAAGCTCGGCGCCACCGGCAAGATCATCGTCGCCTCGCCGGATTATCTCGAGCATCACGGCGAGCCACGCACGGTCGCCGAACTCAGCCACCATTGCCGCATCGGTTTTTCCTACGCCCGCGCCGTCGAGGGCTGGCCGCTACGCGAAGGGGGCGAGACGGCAACTGTCCCGATCACGCCGGGCGTACAGGTGGGAGACGGCGAAGCCATGCGGCATCTGGCGCTATCCGGCGCCGGCCTCGCCCGACTTGCCGCCTTCACCGTGCGCGCCGATATCGATGCCGGCCGGCTGGTGCCCGTGCTCGAAGAAGCCAATCCCGGCGATCTCGAAGAATTCTACGCCCTCTATATGGGCCAGGGCGGCCCGCTGCCGGCGCGCGTGCGCGCCTTGCTCGATTTCCTCGCCAGCCATGTGCATCTCTCATCCATAAAAACAATGGTTTAA
- the istA gene encoding IS21 family transposase, whose product MELYLKVRLAVSEGMTRRQAAKHFNISRDSVSKMVSYSTPPGYQRQLPIRRPKLDAFVSTIDHWLDEDLKVPRKQRHTAKRVFDRLRDERGFTGGYTIIKDYMRERDQRRQEVFVPLAHPPGHGQADFGEAMVVIGGVERKAHFFVLDLPHSDGCYVRAYPAAVSEAWVDGHIHAFAFFGAVPQSIVYDNDRCLVAKILPDGTRKRAGLFSGFLSHYLIRDRYGRPGKGNDKGNVEGLVGYARRNFMVPIPQFPTWGAFNIWLEEQCRKRQRDRLRSESETIGERLQRDLAAMRSLPLSPFDACDQTSAKVTAQSLVRYKTNDYSVPVAYGHQDVWVRGYVDEVVIGCRGEIVARHPRSWEREDVVFDPVHYLPLIEHKINALDQAAPLQGWDLPEEFATLRRLMEGRMAKHGRREYVQVLRLLESFELSDLHAAVKQALQLGAIGFDAVKHLILCRVERRPPRLDLSIYPYLPKATVETTSAKAYMRLLSSDAEEAA is encoded by the coding sequence GTGGAATTATATCTGAAGGTTCGCCTGGCCGTCTCGGAAGGGATGACCCGTCGTCAGGCTGCGAAGCATTTCAACATATCTCGCGACAGCGTTTCCAAGATGGTGTCGTATTCGACACCGCCCGGCTATCAGCGTCAGTTGCCGATCCGGCGACCCAAGCTGGATGCATTTGTTTCGACGATCGATCATTGGCTCGATGAAGATCTGAAGGTGCCGCGCAAGCAGCGCCATACGGCCAAGCGAGTGTTTGACCGGCTCCGGGACGAGCGCGGCTTCACCGGCGGCTACACGATCATCAAGGATTACATGCGCGAACGGGATCAGCGCCGTCAGGAGGTGTTCGTGCCGCTGGCTCATCCGCCGGGCCATGGGCAGGCCGATTTCGGCGAGGCGATGGTGGTGATCGGCGGTGTCGAGCGGAAGGCCCATTTCTTCGTGCTGGATCTGCCGCATAGCGATGGCTGCTATGTACGGGCCTATCCGGCGGCGGTCTCTGAGGCCTGGGTCGACGGCCACATCCATGCGTTCGCGTTCTTCGGGGCGGTGCCACAGTCGATCGTCTACGACAACGACCGCTGCCTTGTGGCAAAGATCCTGCCCGATGGGACACGCAAGCGCGCCGGGTTGTTCAGCGGCTTCCTGTCCCACTACCTGATCCGGGATCGCTATGGCCGTCCGGGGAAAGGCAACGACAAGGGGAATGTCGAGGGGCTTGTTGGCTACGCCAGGCGCAACTTCATGGTTCCGATCCCACAGTTTCCGACATGGGGTGCATTCAATATCTGGCTCGAGGAGCAATGCCGCAAGCGTCAGCGCGATAGACTGCGCAGCGAGAGCGAGACGATCGGAGAACGGCTGCAGCGCGATCTGGCTGCCATGCGTTCGTTGCCACTATCGCCCTTCGATGCCTGCGATCAGACCAGTGCCAAGGTCACGGCTCAGTCGCTGGTGCGGTACAAGACCAACGACTATTCCGTCCCGGTTGCCTATGGCCACCAGGATGTTTGGGTCCGGGGCTATGTCGACGAAGTGGTGATCGGTTGCCGTGGTGAGATTGTCGCCCGCCATCCGCGGAGCTGGGAACGAGAAGATGTCGTCTTCGATCCTGTGCATTACTTGCCGCTGATCGAGCATAAGATCAATGCGCTGGATCAGGCAGCACCTCTCCAGGGCTGGGACTTGCCAGAGGAATTCGCCACTCTGCGGCGGTTGATGGAAGGCCGCATGGCAAAGCATGGCCGGCGGGAGTATGTGCAGGTTCTGCGCTTGCTGGAAAGCTTCGAGCTTTCTGATCTGCATGCGGCGGTAAAGCAGGCTCTGCAACTCGGAGCGATCGGCTTCGACGCTGTAAAGCATCTGATCCTTTGCCGGGTGGAGCGCCGGCCGCCGCGACTGGACCTGTCCATCTACCCCTACCTGCCGAAGGCGACGGTCGAGACGACATCAGCGAAGGCGTACATGCGCCTCCTGTCATCGGATGCGGAAGAAGCGGCATGA
- a CDS encoding FAD-binding oxidoreductase, whose translation MALKDAKAGTRNEAGIATVLGILKQSFGERFQTGQSFREQHAHTTTYIPPQLPDGVLFAESAEDVKAAVRACATHKVPVIGFGVGTSLEGQVNAANGGISIDFSRMNRVLEVNPEDLDCTVEPGVTREALNIHLRDTGLFFPIDPGANASIGGMASTRASGTNAVRYGTMKDNVLAVTAVTANGEEIRTARRARKSSAGYDLTRLFVGAEGTLGILTSVTLRLQAIPQKIAGGACAFPSVKAACDAVIMTIQMGIPVARIELLDTVQMRACNAYSKLSYAESPTLFLEFHGTDETVPLQSAAFAEIAAECGGGEFLWTVNAEERTKLWKARHDAYWAARALAPGLAALSTDVCVPISRLADCVSETQADIEEHGLLGPIVGHAGDGNFHVLLLFDDRRAEDIAMAESFVQRLNRRALDMDGTCTGEHGIGQGKMAFLKQELGGAVDLMRQVKQALDPDDIFNPGKIFHHG comes from the coding sequence ATGGCGCTGAAGGACGCGAAGGCAGGCACACGCAACGAGGCGGGGATAGCGACCGTGCTCGGCATTCTCAAACAGAGTTTCGGCGAGCGCTTCCAGACCGGCCAATCCTTCCGCGAGCAACATGCCCACACGACCACCTACATCCCGCCGCAGCTGCCGGACGGCGTGCTCTTCGCCGAGAGCGCCGAGGACGTGAAGGCGGCGGTCAGAGCGTGTGCGACCCACAAGGTGCCGGTGATCGGCTTCGGCGTCGGCACCTCGCTGGAGGGCCAGGTCAATGCCGCCAATGGCGGTATTTCCATCGATTTCAGCCGCATGAACCGCGTGCTTGAGGTCAATCCCGAGGATCTCGACTGCACCGTCGAGCCGGGTGTGACGCGTGAGGCGCTGAATATCCATCTGCGCGATACCGGCCTGTTCTTCCCGATCGATCCCGGCGCCAATGCTTCGATCGGCGGCATGGCATCGACGCGGGCGTCGGGCACCAATGCCGTGCGCTACGGAACGATGAAGGACAATGTGCTTGCCGTCACCGCCGTCACCGCCAATGGTGAGGAGATCCGCACGGCCCGGCGCGCCCGCAAATCTTCCGCCGGCTACGACCTGACGCGGCTCTTCGTCGGCGCCGAGGGCACGCTTGGCATCCTGACCTCGGTGACATTGCGCCTGCAGGCGATCCCGCAGAAGATCGCCGGCGGCGCCTGCGCCTTTCCGAGCGTCAAGGCCGCATGTGATGCCGTCATCATGACGATCCAGATGGGCATTCCGGTGGCGCGCATCGAGCTGCTCGATACGGTGCAGATGCGGGCCTGCAATGCCTATTCCAAGCTTTCCTATGCCGAGAGCCCAACGCTCTTCCTCGAATTCCACGGCACCGACGAGACGGTGCCGCTGCAATCGGCCGCCTTTGCCGAGATCGCGGCGGAATGCGGCGGGGGCGAATTCCTGTGGACCGTTAATGCCGAGGAGCGGACGAAACTCTGGAAGGCCCGCCATGATGCCTATTGGGCCGCAAGGGCGCTGGCGCCTGGGCTTGCCGCACTTTCGACCGATGTTTGTGTTCCGATATCGAGGCTCGCCGATTGCGTTTCAGAAACGCAGGCGGATATCGAGGAGCACGGGCTGCTGGGACCGATCGTCGGCCATGCCGGCGACGGGAACTTTCATGTGCTGTTGTTGTTCGACGACAGACGCGCCGAAGACATTGCCATGGCCGAGAGTTTCGTGCAGCGGCTCAACCGACGGGCGCTCGACATGGACGGGACATGCACCGGTGAACACGGGATCGGCCAAGGCAAGATGGCGTTTCTGAAACAGGAACTCGGAGGCGCGGTGGATCTGATGCGACAGGTGAAACAGGCGCTCGATCCGGACGATATCTTCAATCCCGGCAAGATTTTCCACCATGGCTGA
- a CDS encoding DUF4169 family protein, with product MSAEIVNLRQFRKNQARSEKEMQAEQNRISFGRTKAEKQLTRSLNEKADKAHRAGRIETDDDGA from the coding sequence ATGAGTGCCGAAATCGTCAATCTGCGCCAATTCCGCAAGAACCAGGCCCGCTCCGAAAAGGAGATGCAGGCCGAGCAGAACCGTATTTCCTTCGGCCGCACCAAGGCCGAAAAGCAGCTCACCCGCAGCCTGAACGAGAAGGCCGACAAGGCCCATCGCGCCGGCCGAATCGAGACGGATGACGACGGCGCGTGA
- the thyA gene encoding thymidylate synthase produces the protein MARHPEYQYIDLLEHLLEKGDRRIDRTGVGTLSSFGSMMRFDLSDGTFPVFTTKRVYWKTAVKEMLWFLTGQTNIQSLLKANVRIWTDWPLDKYQKATGDIISQERFEERILSDDNFAREWGDLGPVYGKQWRRWVDSNGREHDQIATVIDTLKRNPTSRRMLFHAWNVGELDQMALPPCHMTYQFHTSEDHSGEAAPGQKRLKLSMLLFQRSLDVGLGAAFNCAASAALLSMVAQQVDMVPGELVWVGGDVHLYLNHTEMARTLISREPRPFPKLRLIRRPDSIDGYRIEDFEVTGYEPHPGIEAPVAV, from the coding sequence ATGGCTCGCCATCCCGAATACCAATACATCGACCTCCTGGAGCACTTGCTTGAAAAGGGTGATCGACGCATAGACCGCACAGGTGTTGGCACTCTGTCGAGCTTTGGGTCGATGATGAGGTTTGACCTCTCCGATGGGACGTTTCCAGTATTCACGACCAAACGAGTTTATTGGAAAACCGCAGTCAAAGAGATGCTCTGGTTCCTGACCGGGCAGACGAATATCCAGTCGCTCCTGAAAGCGAACGTGCGCATCTGGACAGACTGGCCTCTCGATAAATATCAAAAGGCCACTGGCGACATAATTTCGCAAGAACGGTTTGAGGAGCGGATTCTATCGGACGACAACTTCGCCCGGGAGTGGGGCGATCTCGGTCCTGTATACGGGAAGCAGTGGCGTCGGTGGGTGGACAGCAACGGCAGGGAACACGACCAGATTGCGACCGTAATTGATACCTTAAAGAGAAATCCGACTAGCCGGCGAATGTTGTTCCATGCGTGGAACGTCGGTGAGTTGGATCAGATGGCGCTGCCCCCGTGTCACATGACATATCAGTTTCACACGTCGGAGGATCACTCTGGAGAGGCAGCACCAGGACAGAAGCGCCTCAAGCTCTCGATGCTTCTCTTCCAACGGAGCCTCGATGTTGGTCTTGGTGCCGCATTCAATTGTGCTGCATCGGCAGCGTTACTTTCGATGGTGGCGCAGCAAGTGGATATGGTGCCCGGCGAACTGGTGTGGGTCGGTGGTGACGTACACTTGTATCTGAACCATACAGAAATGGCGCGTACGTTGATAAGCCGCGAACCACGTCCATTCCCCAAATTGCGTTTGATCAGACGCCCCGATTCCATTGACGGCTATAGGATCGAGGATTTTGAGGTAACCGGCTACGAACCACACCCAGGTATCGAAGCGCCTGTAGCAGTCTAA
- a CDS encoding AsmA family protein: MVGRFLVFLGGVIVVALFVALLAPLFIDWTDFRKNFEDQASRIIGKKVTVYGTVDARLLPFPSVTLHDVRVGQEADGTPIVKVEQFSMDAELAPFLSGEALIFDMRVVNPKVRLRLLKDGTLDWMRGSRAEIPAKTVVLENVHVSDGEVEFIDDQSGRSRRITGLNAEMSAKSLAGPWRIEGDAALDGEHGSFSISSSQPDEKGVLRVRTKLSPDEHPVSIDLDGELKLVDSKPNYQGQLSAAIENRNSAKPANKKEQPPRVKGRFELTNERIRIPEYRMEIGPTDDPYVITGEATLDTGNAPEFLLTADGQQIDVNRIGNQGEAGKTTRDAAVSARQRLNTLIDVVGQVPIPQVPGKASVKLPAIVAGDTTLRDVQLELEPAGTGWMIDSASGTLPGRTQVEGKGKLLLQGEASFNGQIVVASSQPTGLASWLAGSVDPAIRQLRQAGFSANVSLTHELQRFENLEIAIGAATLKGRLERQAISGQTPTLSVALNGDTLDLDALQALSGLMTGQDAGDNVLDHKIAAQLKADRFTAFGVDAENVETTFTIADGALAVDRLSIKNIAGAELTATGRAEGSLLDYKGAGEITFKSADPGGFFTMLREHLPHHPVLDRLVRNAGWYGNTALRGALTLGGDEGNALTVTLAGVSNGSRVNLDYRMSDLLALTGNGTTSLETTLENAVPSVLFGQAGLDPLPVDGGANGRLTLKVKASGNDPADAALTFATDRTSFTANGKVDVRPETFMNGQIALSLDSADIDPYLIMNGIALPQTGTGLPFGLQVNAAVDSDKIVFSDLKGHAADNEFSGALSFDRKAAKTTAGGELTLSKADAGWLGEAVFGQIVDPANGALITAPLGLPVFKDLDVNVKLTAKQFWPGLPDTEVTDFTSNVAYKGDELQLNDMAGNWDGGKLSGNLLFTNADGTGFLQTKLALADSDLAGVVWLRDGAPIANGKFGLSLSMEASGKTIGEIASSLNGSGELRLGDTSIRGLNLAILPPLLAATDTMQEQINAGKVHPIVETLLSNGEAKLPPLGIPFNITDGTLRVQNVTVANDLARITADAQIALPEERITATLGVGLNPGTEALSGAEPALRLNFSGMLPSPGKTMDVTDITSYLSLRAFERERRRVERLQAIVLEKQRLRREAALYRFNDAERVKAAEIEQQRQAEEERLRALAQAAAAQKAAAEVEAARAAEAKAKADAQARAAAEAEAARRSGPLPGSLNFDQVPGVQAQ; this comes from the coding sequence TTGGTAGGCCGGTTCCTCGTCTTTTTGGGGGGAGTGATCGTCGTAGCGCTGTTTGTGGCGCTGCTTGCGCCGCTATTCATCGACTGGACGGATTTTCGCAAGAATTTCGAGGATCAGGCGAGCCGCATCATCGGCAAGAAAGTGACCGTCTACGGGACGGTGGATGCGCGGCTCCTACCGTTTCCGTCGGTCACGCTGCACGATGTGCGCGTCGGCCAGGAAGCGGACGGCACGCCGATCGTCAAGGTAGAGCAGTTCTCCATGGATGCGGAACTCGCGCCTTTCCTGTCGGGTGAGGCGCTGATCTTCGACATGCGCGTCGTCAATCCGAAGGTGCGCCTGAGATTGCTCAAGGACGGCACGCTCGACTGGATGCGGGGCAGCCGCGCCGAAATACCGGCGAAAACCGTCGTTCTCGAAAACGTGCATGTCAGTGACGGCGAAGTCGAGTTCATCGACGATCAGTCGGGCCGCTCAAGGCGCATCACTGGCCTCAACGCGGAAATGTCGGCCAAGTCGCTGGCCGGCCCCTGGCGCATAGAGGGCGATGCGGCCCTTGACGGCGAGCACGGCAGCTTTTCGATTTCGAGCAGCCAGCCGGACGAGAAGGGCGTGCTGCGCGTGCGCACGAAGCTTTCGCCGGACGAGCACCCCGTCAGCATCGATCTCGACGGCGAATTGAAGCTCGTCGACAGTAAGCCGAACTATCAGGGGCAGCTTTCGGCGGCGATCGAAAACCGCAACAGTGCCAAGCCCGCCAACAAGAAAGAACAGCCGCCGCGCGTCAAAGGCCGCTTCGAGCTCACCAATGAACGCATCCGCATTCCCGAATACCGGATGGAGATCGGCCCAACCGACGATCCCTATGTCATAACCGGCGAGGCGACGCTCGATACCGGCAATGCGCCGGAATTCCTGTTGACCGCCGACGGGCAGCAGATCGATGTCAACCGCATCGGCAATCAGGGTGAGGCCGGCAAGACGACGCGCGACGCGGCGGTTTCGGCGCGCCAGCGCCTCAATACGCTGATCGATGTCGTCGGCCAGGTGCCGATCCCGCAGGTGCCGGGCAAGGCGAGTGTTAAGCTGCCGGCGATCGTCGCCGGCGATACGACGCTGCGTGACGTGCAGCTGGAGTTGGAGCCGGCCGGTACCGGCTGGATGATCGACAGCGCCAGCGGTACGCTACCGGGGCGCACGCAGGTGGAAGGCAAGGGCAAGCTGCTGCTTCAGGGCGAAGCCTCGTTCAACGGCCAGATCGTGGTGGCCTCCAGCCAGCCGACGGGACTTGCCTCCTGGCTTGCCGGCTCGGTCGATCCGGCCATCCGGCAATTGCGGCAGGCGGGCTTTTCCGCCAATGTCAGCCTGACACACGAATTGCAGCGTTTCGAGAATCTTGAGATTGCCATTGGAGCGGCGACGCTGAAGGGCCGGCTGGAGCGGCAGGCGATCTCCGGCCAGACGCCGACGCTGTCGGTGGCGCTGAACGGCGATACGCTCGATCTCGATGCGCTGCAGGCGCTGAGCGGGCTGATGACCGGCCAGGATGCCGGCGACAACGTGCTCGACCACAAGATCGCCGCCCAGCTCAAGGCCGATAGGTTCACCGCCTTCGGCGTCGATGCCGAAAATGTAGAGACTACTTTCACGATCGCCGACGGCGCACTTGCCGTCGACCGGCTGTCGATCAAGAATATCGCAGGCGCCGAGCTGACGGCGACAGGCAGGGCAGAAGGTTCGCTGCTCGACTACAAGGGCGCGGGTGAGATCACCTTTAAATCGGCCGATCCCGGCGGCTTCTTCACAATGCTGCGCGAACATCTGCCGCATCACCCGGTGCTCGACCGGCTGGTGCGCAACGCCGGCTGGTACGGCAATACGGCGCTCCGCGGCGCGCTGACGCTCGGCGGCGACGAAGGCAACGCCCTGACGGTGACGCTTGCTGGTGTTTCGAACGGTAGCCGCGTCAATCTCGATTACCGCATGTCCGATCTCCTGGCGCTGACCGGCAACGGCACGACGAGCCTCGAGACGACGCTCGAAAACGCCGTGCCGTCCGTCTTGTTCGGTCAGGCTGGGCTCGACCCACTGCCGGTCGATGGGGGCGCCAATGGCCGCCTGACGCTGAAGGTGAAGGCATCGGGCAACGATCCTGCCGACGCGGCGCTGACCTTTGCGACCGACCGGACCTCGTTCACCGCCAATGGCAAGGTCGATGTCCGGCCGGAGACTTTCATGAACGGCCAGATCGCGCTTTCGCTCGACAGCGCCGATATCGACCCCTATCTCATCATGAACGGGATCGCCCTACCGCAGACGGGGACCGGGCTGCCGTTCGGCCTGCAGGTCAATGCCGCCGTCGATAGCGACAAGATCGTCTTTTCCGATCTCAAGGGCCATGCGGCCGACAACGAATTTTCAGGCGCGCTGAGCTTCGACCGAAAGGCTGCGAAGACGACCGCGGGCGGCGAGCTGACGCTCTCCAAAGCGGATGCCGGCTGGCTCGGCGAGGCGGTGTTCGGCCAGATCGTCGATCCCGCCAATGGCGCACTGATAACGGCGCCGCTCGGGCTGCCCGTCTTCAAGGATCTCGACGTCAACGTGAAACTGACGGCCAAGCAGTTCTGGCCCGGCCTGCCGGACACTGAGGTCACCGATTTCACCAGCAACGTCGCCTACAAGGGCGACGAGCTGCAGCTCAACGACATGGCCGGCAACTGGGACGGCGGAAAGCTCTCCGGCAATCTGCTGTTCACCAATGCCGACGGCACCGGCTTCCTGCAGACGAAGCTTGCACTTGCCGATTCCGATCTTGCCGGCGTCGTCTGGCTGCGCGACGGCGCGCCGATCGCCAACGGCAAATTCGGATTGTCGCTGTCGATGGAAGCCTCGGGCAAGACAATCGGCGAGATTGCCAGTTCGCTCAACGGTTCGGGCGAACTGAGGCTCGGCGATACCAGCATACGCGGGCTGAACCTTGCCATCCTGCCGCCGCTGCTTGCCGCAACCGACACGATGCAAGAGCAGATCAATGCCGGCAAGGTGCATCCGATCGTCGAGACGCTGCTCAGCAACGGAGAGGCGAAGCTGCCGCCGCTCGGCATCCCCTTCAATATCACCGATGGGACACTGCGCGTGCAGAACGTCACCGTCGCCAACGATCTGGCCCGCATCACCGCCGATGCGCAGATTGCGCTGCCGGAGGAGCGGATCACCGCGACGCTGGGCGTCGGGCTCAATCCGGGCACGGAAGCGCTTTCCGGCGCCGAGCCGGCGCTCAGGCTGAATTTTTCCGGCATGCTGCCGTCGCCCGGCAAGACGATGGATGTGACCGATATCACCAGCTATCTGTCGCTACGCGCTTTTGAGCGCGAGCGCCGGCGTGTCGAGCGGCTACAGGCGATTGTGCTCGAAAAGCAGCGGCTGCGGCGCGAGGCAGCGCTCTACCGGTTCAACGACGCCGAGCGCGTCAAGGCAGCTGAAATCGAGCAACAGCGGCAGGCGGAGGAAGAGCGGTTGCGCGCATTGGCGCAGGCAGCGGCCGCGCAGAAGGCTGCAGCCGAGGTGGAGGCTGCACGCGCCGCGGAAGCCAAAGCCAAGGCCGATGCGCAGGCGAGGGCTGCCGCCGAAGCGGAAGCGGCGCGGCGCAGCGGGCCGCTGCCCGGTTCGCTCAATTTCGACCAGGTGCCAGGCGTTCAGGCGCAATGA
- a CDS encoding aldo/keto reductase → MDYRNLGASGLRVPVLSFGAGTFGGSGPLFGAWGNTDAEEARRLVDICLEAGVNLFDSADVYSAGASEEVLGQAIRGRRDAVLISTKTALPTGEGPQDWGTSRARLIRATEDALRRLGTDYIDLLQLHAFDASTPVEEVLSTLDGLVSSGKIRYVGVSNFSGWELMKSLAAAERHGHPRYVAHQVYYSLAGRDYEWELMPLGADQGVGALVWSPLAWGRLTGKIRRGQPLPSSSRLHETAQYGPPVDDEKLFDIIDVLEAIAAETGRTVPQIAINWLLSRPTVSSVIIGARNEEQLRQNLGSVGWSLSKDEIERLDAVSAVTVPYPYFPYRLQEGFARLNPPIV, encoded by the coding sequence ATGGACTACAGAAATCTCGGCGCATCCGGCCTCAGAGTGCCAGTGTTGAGCTTTGGTGCGGGCACATTCGGCGGCAGCGGCCCGCTGTTTGGCGCCTGGGGCAATACCGATGCCGAGGAGGCGCGAAGGCTCGTCGACATATGCCTCGAAGCCGGCGTCAATCTCTTCGACTCGGCCGATGTCTATTCGGCCGGCGCGTCTGAAGAGGTGCTCGGTCAGGCGATCCGCGGCCGGCGCGACGCTGTGCTGATCTCGACGAAGACGGCGCTGCCGACGGGCGAGGGGCCGCAGGACTGGGGAACGTCGCGGGCGCGGCTGATCCGTGCGACGGAAGACGCGCTGCGCCGGCTCGGGACCGACTATATCGACCTCCTGCAACTGCACGCCTTCGATGCCTCGACGCCGGTCGAGGAGGTATTGTCGACGCTCGACGGGCTCGTTTCCTCAGGCAAGATCCGCTATGTCGGGGTTTCGAACTTTTCCGGCTGGGAGCTGATGAAATCGCTTGCAGCCGCCGAGCGCCACGGCCACCCGCGTTATGTCGCCCATCAGGTCTATTATTCGCTGGCGGGACGCGATTACGAATGGGAACTGATGCCGCTCGGCGCCGACCAGGGTGTCGGAGCCCTTGTCTGGAGCCCGCTTGCCTGGGGACGGCTGACCGGCAAGATCCGCCGCGGCCAGCCGCTGCCGTCGTCAAGCCGGCTGCACGAGACGGCGCAATATGGCCCGCCTGTCGACGACGAGAAGCTGTTCGACATCATCGATGTGCTGGAGGCCATCGCAGCTGAGACCGGCCGGACGGTGCCGCAGATCGCCATCAACTGGCTGCTCAGCCGGCCGACGGTATCGAGCGTCATCATTGGCGCCCGCAACGAGGAGCAGCTCAGGCAAAACCTCGGTTCGGTCGGCTGGAGCCTGTCGAAAGATGAGATTGAAAGGCTCGACGCCGTCAGCGCTGTAACAGTGCCCTATCCCTATTTCCCCTATCGGCTGCAAGAGGGTTTTGCGCGGCTCAACCCACCAATCGTCTGA
- a CDS encoding ribbon-helix-helix domain-containing protein — translation MIRKHSATLHGHRTSFSLEDEFWAELKTIAASRSIPLAALISEIDDHRPPDSNLSSALRLHVLAWAKAGAAA, via the coding sequence ATGATCCGCAAGCATTCGGCGACATTGCACGGCCACCGCACCAGTTTCTCGCTGGAGGATGAATTCTGGGCCGAGCTGAAGACGATCGCCGCAAGCCGCTCCATACCGCTCGCCGCGCTGATTTCGGAGATCGATGATCATCGGCCGCCAGACAGCAACCTGTCCTCGGCGCTCCGGCTGCATGTGCTCGCTTGGGCGAAAGCCGGCGCTGCTGCATAA
- a CDS encoding SspB family protein, translated as MGQDHIRYDILAQDALRGVIRKVLAEVGATGRLPGDHHFFITFLTGAAGVRISQHLKSKYPEQMTIVIQHQFWELKITETHFEIGLSFSDVPEKLVIPFNAIRGFYDPSVNFELEFDVPLADGEELPSGEITAYPVDAAGKPDEAAGAKPADGEDKKPGSVVSLDSFRKKQ; from the coding sequence ATGGGGCAGGATCATATCCGCTACGACATTCTGGCACAGGATGCACTTCGCGGCGTCATCCGCAAGGTTTTGGCGGAAGTCGGCGCGACGGGCCGCCTGCCCGGCGACCATCACTTCTTCATCACCTTCCTCACCGGTGCTGCCGGCGTGCGCATCTCCCAGCACCTGAAGTCGAAATATCCCGAGCAGATGACCATCGTCATCCAGCATCAATTTTGGGAGCTGAAGATCACCGAGACGCATTTCGAGATCGGCCTTTCCTTCTCCGACGTTCCGGAAAAGCTGGTCATCCCGTTCAATGCGATCCGCGGCTTTTACGATCCCTCCGTCAATTTCGAGCTCGAATTCGACGTGCCGCTCGCCGATGGCGAGGAATTGCCGTCGGGCGAAATCACCGCCTATCCGGTCGACGCGGCAGGAAAGCCTGATGAGGCCGCGGGCGCAAAACCCGCCGATGGCGAAGATAAGAAGCCGGGCTCGGTCGTCTCGCTCGACTCCTTCCGCAAAAAGCAGTGA